gattagcaattttgatgctatcacttcatctcttgttaatatgctctatatgctagtttctgataggtactttaattttagcaactgtgttatgctagaattaggttccagattaggtaacaaagctaatagaccacataacatctactttgctagattatttatgttattggctaaacatgttgctgaaggtttggttatatccaatgagaataataaactcaaatgctgggcacaagagaaaagggtccttgcagaccttttgagaatgaatctcaacagccaggtgccattggtatacttgccaatcatgaatgcacaacaggtaagtgaggtaaatgtttctataactcctactatttccaaccccaatgtttctttgccttctagtgtggctatggaacctgtgtcattgtccaaacaggctcctaccaaagccaccaaatctaaaatctccaaagtcaagtcaaagaaacctacctctgttgtttctcaaaagacaacagttgtaacaactaccataaaccctgaagggagtgaacagggtgtgagtggtgaggggaggggtgaacatcaaaaagccccccaggataaggtgggagaggtgagtggtacccattccatccaagccacagtctctcaaaagactgtagtggttcaaaaggagtccagcacatccctagttgcatcctcccaaaaggatgtaactattgaaaatagtccccatccagggacacagaacaaaagagggagggacactgaagctaaacattcaccaattcaagccttttcaaggaagaagaaggccaaaaccctagtttccacacaagggacacacacagcacagatacacccaccagtatctgtgccttctcaaattcagcttgatgtgattccagcaaatgtggaatcacagccccattctctcaatatagacacacaccattcctcaaactctcctacaccctctctgaatgtggatatgatattcacatcaattcctgattctccctcattaaaactcagggaggagccccactcaaaacctggtgatcatcatcttttagatgatttgttggatcatcagccaattctttcagatgtagttgcagaatctgtgtcacctcacttaaaatcaatccacacagattcaacaattatatcactttctatctctacatcatttccttcttcaacggatatctctcatccgttgacaagtggttgttcttcaacgaataagcttaatagcagttatccgttgataccatcagtttccacttcaacggatactccctatccgttgatggcctctacacacttaacagaaacaactccaactgtagaggacatggcaactgtacaatcacttttaggcttgagggaagggagtgattttttgagtgagaggctgggttgctcccaggcaaaaggagaggttgagagtcacaaaatgcatgctatttcttccagcatggcaaaagtaagtgagaggagtgccaccttagaaggtgaaggtgagggtgtgagggtgtgtgtgagccagggggagcccctgatgcaagaaaagagagaaattgagagaaaggcaggtacagaagctataagggtggatccagtcattgctagtgagttaatgaaagtagatgatgcagataagggaagacaatttcagcaacactacaaagctgtcattgataacatttccttggatactgacacttttactcaccctgtttcagcctatcaattattggctgcacagggcaatgtgggggcagaacagacactacacattgtacacacttcagaatctcttctcagagacaaagctgctgtcaacaggctgccttctcaagctggtgagccatctgaagaatttggagtaaattctaatgatgatgactctaattctttgaatgagagcatgaacttagggggagtagcaggcccaagttctgttcctaatcttcctgcatgggcatgggtaaaaccatcaacaccaggagagtttggtgtcactttggtcaaacaagtcatgacaattcagcaggccattcaggagactcaggatgctggtaccaaggcaattcttcaagctcatctggaatctctgcatctcttacagttgcagcattaccagcaaaatctaagtgtggatgagctcaagctggatattgctgatctgaaatcctacaatgctgagaaattggattcagttataccctatggtactatacaagatttgttggggagactaaggaaggcccctgatgctgacaagaggctggccagattggaagatagggttcaaatcattgaagactctatggtcaccattcttcagaatcaacaaactcaaacaaatctactcatgcagctggcacaagcacaaggcttgacccctacccttgatgataacaaaaaggggagaataaaggggaaggggaaggagagccatccacaacagttcagatttctcaagtgctagttcctgttatcacaacttctccaccaattcaagtcaaaggaaagctagatggaattgatctaatccagatagcagcagctgaattgcaagtcaaagagcaaaggaagaagattgatgaaaagatgcaactaatatttggttctacaacttctcaatcacaatctgtgaagcataacacaaaagtggaatcaattattatggaactcaagccagtagggaggcataaggatggagaaacttcttccaaagatctgcaacctatggttctcaagcccaacaacagatccaataaggactctacaaagaatcctctaaaagaggtggattttcctcttccaaaagcagatgaggacaagcttttaggaagaagtattgcatatctcaaagagaccatggatgaggctgtaaggagaaacatggctattattttcagagagggaaagagcatatgtgtgatgcaaggacatcccaaattctcaatagccaagaaggaagaaaccaaaaggttgaaggaagaagccaaacagctaaaggctgacaaaagagcacaagcaaagcttgaaaaacagctagagtcaagtcaggctgaagatcagaaagaaattgaagacaaaggtgaagatgaagctatgggggacatggttggtactgagatggaggaaagaagtaaggaagaatggcagaaagggaaaagaaagaaggtcaatgcaaagagaaagaaggtagataagaatgaaaaaacccaatcaatatccaaaccactaccctctattcctgaacccattgtacctgaccccttcatgaacattcatggtgaaacaatcattcccaaggaggaaccaattgattgggacaccatcaaattgcccaccttcctaacctcttctccaccatcaaagaagcagaaaagaagaatcaaatcaacaccctctaaagcctcaatcaaattcacacagaagcctaagtccgaacctcaaaactctaaagatgattatgttcacatctgtgacataaaagaattttcagacattgaactctatctggatgagctggaggatgtaaggggaatagctgcctacagaaagctaccagaaagactagtgttcaaatacaaaggagctggggaaagaacatggcctcttcacagaattctgaatgaaggctacgCTACCTTGATTAcagtctactcagccatacataaggattctggctttaccagaactgccaggactgagattctcaacaagattgccaacataaggaaaacttggagggagcccaatgctttgcctagaactttactcattccagagagaggtattacaattcacaaatcacctcattggttgatggagttcagagacaacaaaggagtcagaagatttttcagaattgaagatcagctaaagattgccagtaatgaaactctcaaggatatgcaatctaagttagatatcaatgaagaagatgaagctgaattctacagacaacttcaacttcaaatagaggagaatgacaggaggctaggaaagaaaaccagggatcaaaggaaaagaaagtaatttgctcaggctaaagaagcacccttggaaacaatgtatttcttcaatttcatctcagcatatacacttttgcagcacttttgaatttctgcttagttacagtttatatgtttgttaagtgttttgttatcatcaagctaaacccaaatttatgcctacagttctagtagacataaatagggggagattgttaggaatatgtgtattagtttgatgataagttcagcaaaacacttaagtagaaatctagtgtttgtagcctcaacggataagaccatcttggctatccgttgaaggagtagccttacttagcaataagtttggtattgtagcacatctcactctctggtttcaagctataattcttagatgttgttaggagataatcagtcatgttgactacaaatggatgtacaagtaggagggctaattgtaaatatttcatgccttgtaattttgtataagtgaagaagtgtcaacggatattgaagaccttcaacggatgagaaactaagcttcaacggatgtctctaatgcttcaacggataatatccatcaacggataagtgcttcaacggataaagcttcaactgctagagcatcaacggataaagccatcaacggatgaaagcttcaacagatgcactgctagagcatcaacggataaagccatcaacggatgaaagcttcaacggatgctcagtctcatagcagttgatagtgacagttaacaaagctgacagaggcacatggattgacagagatgtggtagcctatttcaggaacagcagaaaaagcagccgtttttagtctggttcaaaatggaaagtcaacagataattccatattacactggataaaaatagaacagaaacaagtggagaactattgtcttattgtactttatctttgtcttcacttgtaaacttggtgatatataaaccaagtagtagctagtaattagacatgaattttccctgagctgtttagaaatatgaagagagaaaatcatctagtttgtactaggaagcaactgtgatttaattttgaatcacagattttctgaaataacacatctctggtggaataacaaatccaccagaaaagtttttaagttctttgtgttcatttcatttgtgtttaaatatatatctgtctgcatcagctccaagcaattcacacacatttgatcactcaaacacttagtcttataaatttctcaaaacttgaaaaagttttgagatttacattcaacccccccttctgtaaatctcattgttagtccactgggaataacacgtcgtttgagggatcatatctgagatcttattacttgggttcccttaaacctttctcaatattttatattccttttatgatcctctcttataatccttgaatttaaatcattttaatcatgttaccttatactcaattctttcggtatctggtggattttcgggaaaaatcaaaatgttcaaattttgattctgacgatctttacatacacttatttactttatggaatactaatacgatcttagaatttccataatagtactcctatatatcgtggtctgataatttttcttaatcagcattgtcagcacaagttactattcatcagggtttcaaaaatttccaaaaattggggttattacacaagtCGTCCACAGGACAAACTTCATATAGTCTGGTTTATGGCACTAAAGCTGTCCTTTTAACTGAATTGATGATGCCAACAATTAAGGATGGATTGTCGATATATGATGCTAATAAATAAGAGCTGGCACATGACGTAGACACTATTAATGAATTGAGGAACACAACAAAAAATACGCATGGATATATATTAACAGAAGGTGGGTAGAAGTTACAATAAGAATGTTCATGTCCGAACATTTCAAGTAGGAGACATGGTGTTGAGAAAGGTGTTTCAGAACATGATGGCCGCGACGGATGGAAAATTTGTTGACACGTAGGAAGGACCCTACTTGATAACAGTTGTCGTAGGATGTGGAGCTTATCAATTGTCAACCTTAGATGGCGTGCAGATTCCAAAGAGCAGGAATATCCTTCACTTGAAGCTTTATCACATGTAAACTCTACTTGCTTCATCTAGACTGATTACTTTTTCTTAGATCATTTGGAAAAAGTCAATAGGACATAACTGTATAAGTAGTTTGGAATAGTCTTTTCTTAAAAGTATCTTGCAATTTGTTTTCCAATTTTCTTTAATTTGAACATGAATGTTGCATGAGCCGATTTTTATACTTGCAAGATGTGACTAATGAATGCCATGGTAACATCGTAACTTGTGTTCATATGAGTGTTATACTTATGAATACAACTTAAAGTCAAGTATACAAATTAGACGAGTATGGTTCTGGAAATCTAACGGACTTAATTGAGTTTAAACCCTTTACAAAGAACTACAAATAATAACAAGGGGCTGATCACCCAACCATGAAGCATGAATTAAATTCTGGTTTAATCTTGCAAATGACAATAATTACCAACTCTTACAAAAGAATACTAAAATACGAGAAAATGTGTTTCAAGAGGGAAAGACCTCTTAACCGCTTGACGGGTGCATCCACCGACAAACAATCAACTAATAACGATGTCATACAAGAATAAACCATGAAATTTATGACATCTAAGAATAACGAATATGCAACAAATGAGGATTTCTCAAATCATGCAAGTCACCTAAAAACTCTTCAATAATGATGAAATACATGATTCATGTTCACAAGAAAAACAAAGCTACAAACAATGCAACGAAAATATAACAACACAAAGTCACGATGACATAAAAGATATTAAATAAATCCAACATCTTTGCCATAGATAAAACAAAATAAGAAGCAGTCCCCTACTTACCAAGTGAAACAGAGACTTAACTTCAAAAGCCATGAAGGCTGAGTTCATAAATTGAAAGTACGATAAAAAGAAATTACGAGCTGAGAATGAAAAATTTCATAAATAGAAGTCaaaaacaagaaataaagcaGGCAAGCTTTAATCATCCTCAAGGGCAGGATCCTTAGTTGAAACAGGTTCGACATTGTTACCATGAGCTATGAAGAGAGGAAAAACATCTTTAGGATAAGCTTCATTATAAATGCGAACAGTCTCGTTCATGTCCCACGATGTCCACCCTCCACGTTGGTACTCCATCATCATCTCAACCCTTGCACGCATGGCATGCTGAGTAATAGCTTTCTGAGCCTCCTCATTCATCCTTGCCTCCAAAGGTTGTACCTTAGCAGAAAACTCATCAAATTTCTTCTGAACATCTATGCTAGCTTTCAAGTTAGCAGTAGCCAAGTCTTGGGCACAACACATTTTTTTAGCACAACCACTGTGAGCAATTTCCAAGGCCTTGAGTTTCTTATACTCATTTTCAACAACTTCGCGAGCCATGAGACTAGCTTGAAGTGCCTGCAATCAATGAGGAATGGTATGAGCAATACATAATTAACATCTTTCACGTAAAAAATGAGGAAGAAAAAATAATAAGATTGAAGAGAATACAACATACATGGAAAGTGTGCCCAGTTGCATCATTTAAAATCACATCAAGACTCCCTGAGTAGTGAGCTTCGAAACTTTGGGGTAATAACAAGTCCCCCATCAGAAATGCAAATTCAGCAGGTTTGGAATGAGTGGTATAGCCGTGAGTGACAAAGGGCGTAAAGGTTTCGGTTTTACTGGATGAGGCTGGAAGACTGGTCTTCATCTTTTTGGCATCAGGGCTAAAGTTAGGACTAAGTAGGAA
The sequence above is drawn from the Apium graveolens cultivar Ventura chromosome 2, ASM990537v1, whole genome shotgun sequence genome and encodes:
- the LOC141706399 gene encoding uncharacterized protein LOC141706399, giving the protein MKTSLPASSSKTETFTPFVTHGYTTHSKPAEFAFLMGDLLLPQSFEAHYSGSLDVILNDATGHTFHALQASLMAREVVENEYKKLKALEIAHSGCAKKMCCAQDLATANLKASIDVQKKFDEFSAKVQPLEARMNEEAQKAITQHAMRARVEMMMEYQRGGWTSWDMNETVRIYNEAYPKDVFPLFIAHGNNVEPVSTKDPALEDD